One stretch of Eupeodes corollae chromosome 2, idEupCoro1.1, whole genome shotgun sequence DNA includes these proteins:
- the LOC129948023 gene encoding uncharacterized protein LOC129948023 — protein sequence MKVFICLLVLAASANAGVLLGEIANGGGAGGYSYGPEHVHNHQVIKVIHEQPAVPSAIIKVSHQHIEAAPQVVQVIHENHAAAPVVHHVQLIHDHSGGYALGGAGYGGDVKIIKVIQDNGHHHHHGSHGWA from the exons ATGAAG GTCTTTATCTGTCTCTTGGTCCTTGCTGCAAGTGCTAACGCTGGAgttcttcttggagaaattgctAATGGAGGTGGTGCTGGTGGATACTCTTATGGACCTGAGCATGTCCATAATCATCAAGTTATAAAAGTTATCCATGAGCAGCCTGCTGTTCCTTCAGCAATTATTAAAGTAAGCCATCAACATATCGAAGCTGCTCCTCAAGTTGTTCAAGTTATTCACGAAAATCATGCTGCTGCTCCAGTTGTTCATCATGTTCAATTGATCCATGACCATTCAGGAGGATACGCGCTTGGAGGAGCTGGTTATGGTGGTGATGTTAAGATCATTAAAGTTATCCAAGATAAtggacatcatcatcatcatggaaGCCACGGATGGGcctaa